A portion of the Gadus macrocephalus chromosome 10, ASM3116895v1 genome contains these proteins:
- the igfbp7 gene encoding insulin-like growth factor-binding protein 7, which produces MLILYAVVVSLSMVSASRVSRSCGTCELTVCEPLPVDGCATGSALDSCGCCVVCNAAAGEQCGGRGAAARRCASGLECVKSDKDKKSKAGVCACKANYEVCGNDGVSYQTGCDLKAASSKAVAAKQEAIIVQNKGRCATAPVIVTAPGDVYNVSGSQVYLSCEAIGIPTPVVTWKKLVSGKGRMELLPGDKDNLAIQTRGGPEKHEVTGWVLISPLSVDEAGSYECHAANTKGEASAVATIHVVDSLDDIPIKKVNKDEEL; this is translated from the exons ATGCTGATTCTTTACGCCGTCGTCGTGTCACTGTCCATGGTGTCCGCGAGCCGAGTCTCGCGCAGCTGTGGTACCTGCGAACTCACTGTCTGCGAGCCGCTGCCCGTCGACGGATGTGCGACGGGTTCGGCGCTCGACTCCTGCGGTTGCTGCGTCGTCTGCAACGCCGCAGCGGGCGAGCAGTGCGGCGGGCGCGGAGCCGCTGCCAggcgctgcgcgtcggggctgGAGTGCGTCAAGTCCGACAAGGACAAGAAGAGCAAAGCAGGCGTGTGCGCCTGTAAAGCCAACTACGAGGTGTGCGGCAATGACGGGGTGTCCTACCAGACGGGATGCGACCTGAAAGCCGCCAGCAGCAAAGCCGTCGCGGCGAAGCAGGAGGCGATCATTGTGCAGAACAAGGGAAGATGTGCAACAG CACCGGTGATCGTGACGGCCCCAGGGGACGTGTACAACGTTTCGGGCTCCCAGGTATATCTGAGCTGCGAGGCCATCGGCATCCCAACCCCGGTCGTCACCTGGAAGAAG CTGGTCAGCGGTAAAGGGAGGATGGAGCTCCTTCCTGGGGACAAGGACAACCTGGCCATCCAGACCCGCGGAGGACCAGAGAAACACGAGGTCACTGGCTGGGTGCTG ATCTCTCCACTCAGTGTGGACGAGGCTGGGTCTTATGAGTGTCACGCTGCCAACACCAAGGGCGAGGCTTCGGCTGTGGCCACCATCCACGTCGTGGACTCCCTGGACGACATCCCCATCAAGAAAG tGAACAAGGACGAAGAGCTGTAA